In the Euphorbia lathyris chromosome 5, ddEupLath1.1, whole genome shotgun sequence genome, one interval contains:
- the LOC136230681 gene encoding uncharacterized protein encodes MRKMFTITLPFADLLPVFLFLLGLSPPRCTETSDPVANEFIWTLTLTLTTLDTNGNGDVRRFTAMSSTNAATTKHLAALDLFRHLIVVNNLMVVYVNYHELCQYKSWQANALPTPQLADPEPLEEPFDV; translated from the exons ATGAG GAAAATGTTTACTATTACCCTACCTTTTGCTGACTTGCTTCCAGTGTTTCTGTTCCTGCTTGGCTTGTCGCCTCCACGGTGCACTGAAACTTCCGATCCTGTAGCAAATGAGTTTATCTGGACACTCACATTGACATTGACTACATTGGACACAAACGGGAATGGCGATGTACGGAGATTCACTGCTATGAGTTCAACTAACGCTGCAACAACAAAACACTTAGCTGCATTGGATCTGTTCCGTCATCTTATTGTTGTTAATAATTTGATGGTTGTATATGTGAACTATCATGAGTTATGCCAGTATAAATCTTGGCAAGCTAATGCTCTACCCACACCACAACTGGCTGATCCCGAACCTCTTGAGGAACCTTTTGATGTCTAA